The Brasilonema sennae CENA114 genome includes a region encoding these proteins:
- a CDS encoding DUF1822 family protein, with translation MTCAFADPREWWLEISPTIQVQSWQQSQVYATSSSRWCAYINQICLHAFLDWISTEDFPSASVWHSFPGTPAFWEFVNGTAILLDRRRVVLIPSEAIDDSELEVPQEWVDIPSWAADYYLAVQVKPDGEWVRIWGYTTHTELKSLAHYDSVDRTYCIDARHLTKDLNAFSLSYQFCREEQMKAAVASLPQLSTQQAENLVQRLGNSSVTFSRLGVPFTTWGSLLEDEHWRQRLYQQRFTLSAVVSASARQGERVASPQEIGQQSQSSQVQVNLSRWLEGIYDNAWESIETFFASNSSSLAFNFRSSTGLDLSSIKRAKLIDLGIEIESQKVVLLVALIPESSQQVSIRVQLHPANGESYLPVNMKLALLLESGEIIQEVQARVQDNYIQLKRFDGEVGECFSIQVALDSCQITENFVI, from the coding sequence ATGACTTGTGCATTTGCTGATCCGAGAGAATGGTGGTTAGAAATATCACCAACAATTCAAGTACAATCCTGGCAACAAAGCCAGGTTTATGCCACGTCTAGCAGTCGCTGGTGCGCTTACATAAATCAAATTTGTCTCCATGCCTTCTTGGATTGGATCTCAACTGAAGATTTTCCCAGCGCGAGTGTTTGGCACAGTTTCCCTGGTACGCCAGCTTTTTGGGAATTTGTCAATGGCACAGCTATTTTGTTAGACCGGAGGCGAGTCGTGTTGATTCCCAGTGAGGCAATTGATGATAGCGAGTTAGAAGTTCCTCAGGAATGGGTGGACATTCCCAGTTGGGCAGCAGACTACTATTTAGCAGTACAAGTCAAACCAGATGGCGAGTGGGTACGAATTTGGGGTTATACAACCCATACAGAACTGAAATCTCTGGCTCACTATGACTCAGTCGATAGAACTTATTGTATAGATGCAAGGCATTTGACAAAAGACCTCAATGCTTTTTCTTTGAGCTATCAATTTTGTAGAGAAGAACAGATGAAAGCGGCTGTAGCTTCTCTACCACAATTATCCACCCAGCAAGCAGAAAATCTTGTGCAACGCTTAGGCAATTCCTCTGTGACTTTTTCTAGACTAGGAGTACCATTTACAACCTGGGGTTCGCTACTAGAGGATGAACACTGGCGGCAGCGCTTGTACCAACAACGGTTCACCCTGAGCGCAGTCGTAAGCGCAAGCGCACGCCAAGGCGAACGCGTAGCGTCTCCGCAGGAGATAGGGCAGCAGTCACAATCTTCGCAAGTGCAAGTGAATCTCAGTCGTTGGCTGGAAGGTATATATGATAATGCTTGGGAATCAATAGAGACATTTTTCGCATCAAATTCCAGTAGTCTAGCTTTTAATTTTAGGAGTAGTACTGGGTTAGATCTTAGTAGTATCAAACGAGCCAAGCTGATTGACTTGGGAATCGAAATAGAGTCTCAAAAAGTGGTGCTCTTAGTTGCTTTGATACCAGAGTCTAGCCAACAAGTTAGTATTCGCGTGCAATTACATCCTGCCAATGGAGAATCTTATTTACCTGTTAATATGAAGCTAGCTTTGCTTTTAGAGTCAGGGGAAATCATTCAGGAAGTGCAAGCAAGAGTTCAAGATAATTACATACAATTGAAACGCTTTGATGGAGAAGTAGGAGAATGTTTTAGCATCCAAGTTGCTCTTGATAGTTGCCAGATAACAGAAAATTTCGTTATTTAG